AGTAATTACCGTTCATGATACTGCTATTCCAGTCTGGATTACTCAAGCAGGATCATTAGATATTACATTACAATGTAGTGATGTAAACGGTTTAACAGAAGCCCAAAATCAAGCGCCAAGTGCAACAGCTAATTGTTCAATTGTTACCTATATCAAAACAAGTGGTCAATTTATGGCTTCTGAGTCTTGTAGTAATTCCGGAACTTATACTAATAGCTGGATTGCCAAAGACGATTGTGGAAATATTACCAGTGCTTTCACGCAAGTGATCACTATCGAAGATACTACTAAACCAACATGGACTACACAAGCAGGAACATTAGATGTAACTGTTCAATGTAGCGATACTGAAGGATTGGCTTCTGCACAAGCAACCTTCCCAATTGCAACTGATAATTGTGATAGCGATGTGAGCAATATCGTAAAAACCAGCGGTCAGTTTATAGCTTCTGAATCTTGTAGTAACTCTGGTACTTATACTAATACCTGGACGGTTAAAGACGATTGTGGAAACACTTCGGATACTTTCACACAGGTGATTACTATCCAAGATACTACTAAACCAACCTGGACTACAGTCGCAGGAACACTTGATGTAACTATTCAATGTAGCGATACTGAAGCTTTGGCTTCTGCGCAAGCGACCTTCCCTATTGCAACAGATAATTGTGATAGCGATGTGAGCAATATCGTAAAAACCAGCGGTCAGTTTATGGCATCTGAGTCTTGCAGAAATTCTGGTACTTATACTAATACCTGGACGGTTAAGGATGAATGTGGCAACACTTCGGATACTTTCACTCAGGTGATTACTATCGAAGATACTACTAAACCAACCTGGACTACAGTGGCAGGAACACTTGATGTAACTATTCAATGCAGCGATACTGAAGCTTTGGCTTCTGCGCAGGCAACCTTCCCTGTTGCAACCGATAATTGTGATGGTGATGTGAGTAATATTGTGAAAATCAGTGGTCAGTTTGTAGCTTCTGAATCTTGTAGAAATTCCGGTACTTACACCAATACCTGGACTGTTAAAGATGAATGTGGAAACACTTCAGATACTTTCACTCAGGTGATTACTATCGAAGATACTACCAAACCAACCTGGACTACACAAGCAGGAACATTAAATGTAACAGTTCAATGTAGCGATACTGAAGCTTTGGCTTCTGCGCAAGCAACCTTCCCTGTTGCAACTGATAATTGTGATAGTGATGTGAGTAATATTGTAAAAATCAGTGGTCTGTTTGTAGCTTCTGAATCTTGTAGTAATGCCGGAACTTACACCAATACATGGACTGTTAAAGATAAATGTGGAAACACTTCGGATACTTTCACGCAAGTGATTACTCTTGAAGATACCACTAAACCAACTTTCGTCGGAAACTTACCTGCTGATATTACTGTATCTTGTGATGCAGTTCCTGCACCTGCAACTATAACAGCTTCTGACAATTGTAATGCAGATAATGTATCTATTGCTTATCTTGAAACAAAAAGTAGCATCGAAAATGAATGTAGTACCAATTATATTCTGACTCGTAAATGGACTGCCAGCGATTGTTCCGGTAATACAGCTACATACACTCAGGTAATAACCGTTAAGGATACTACGGCTCCAACAGGAACAGCTCCGGCAGATATTACCGGTTTACAAAACATATCAGATGTTCCGGTTGCCAGCACAGGTGCAATAACCAATGCTGCCGATAACTGTAGCCAAACAGTAAATATAACAGTAAGCGATTCTAATAACGGAGGTACCGGCTGTCAAGGCAGTCCATATATTGTAACCAGAACATACACTTTGTCTGATTGTGCAGGTAATACAACTACATTGGTACAAACAATAACTGTTCTTCGTGACAATCAAACTCCGGTGACCTACAATGCCGAAGCCTGTAATGCGGATACATCTCCGGTTAATTTATTCGATTTTTTACCTAAAAACACTCCTCCTGATGGAACTTGGGTAAATACAAAAGATAATAGTACCCTTCAGGGTAATATACTAAATGCTTTTGGACTTCCGCTTGGTGATTATGTATTTGAGTACAAAATTCTGAATGAAGCTTGTCCTCGAAGCATATTATTGAATCTTTCTGTCAATGATAAGTGTAAAGTACTGCCATGCGAAACAATACTCGTACATAACGCTTTCTCTCCAAATGGAGATAACATAAATGATAGATTTGTTATTGATGGTATTGATGACACCGTTTGTTATCCAAGTAATGATATAGAAATATACAATCGCTGGGGAATATTAGTATTTGAAACTAAAAACTATAATAACACAACGAATGCATTTGACGGTATTTCAAGAGGAAGAACAACTATAAGTCAATCAGATGGTCTTCCGTCAGGAACTTACTTTTATATTCTTAATTACACTTCCGTAGATGGAAATGGTGCAATTCAAACGAATAAAAAAGATGGATATCTATATCTTAGTAGATAAGCAATAATGCCATCTTGATGATATAATTCATCTATTGTCAGGATGGCATTTAATTGAACTTTCGTGTTTTTAAACCCATGAACAGATTGAGTTTATTTGATAAGATTAAAAAATAATGGCAATAATAAAATTATAAACACCTACTATGAGAACAAAATTATTTTCTTTCGTTTTGATGTTTACAGCTATGCTAAGTTATGCACAACAAGATGCTCAATTTACACAATACATGTACAACACCATAAATATTAATCCGGCTTATGCAGGATCGCGAGGAGCCTTGAGTATTTTCGGTTTATACCGTACCCAATGGGTTGGACTTGACGGAGCTCCTAAAACTAGCACCTTTTCAGTCAATTCGCCAATAAATAATAGCAACTTAGGAGTAGGTGCTTCACTGGTTAGCGATAAAATTGGCCCAACTAATGAAACCACTTTTTCTGCTGATCTCTCCTACACTGTACAAACCTCAGCAGATTTTAAACTTTCATTTGGTATTAAAGGAACCGCTAATATATTTAATCTCGATGTTAACAAATTAAACCCTGCCAGTCAGGGAGATCCTCAATTTCAGGATTTAAACAATAAGTTCTCTCCAAATGTAGGTGCAGGTGTCTATTGGCATTCCAGTAAAGCCTACATAGGGTTATCAATTCCAAATTTTATCGAGACCAATCGCTATGACAATAATGATGTAGCCATTTTTAAAGATAAAATCAATTATTACTTTATGGCTGGCTACGTATTTGATTTGGGTCCGGAAGTAAAATTCAAACCGGCAACACTTTTCAAAATGGTACAAGGAGCTCCTTTACAAGCAGATATTTCGGCTAATTTCATGTTCATCGACAGGGTTGTGGCTGGAGTGGCTTACAGATGGAGTGCTGCAATGAGTGCTATGGTAGGATTCCAGGTCACTGATGGTTTATATATAGGTTATGGTTATGATCGTGAAACCACTAACTTAAATAATTACAACTCTGGTTCGCACGAAATTTTCTTGCGCTTCGAACTGTTCCAAAACAATGGTAAAATAACAACTCCACGTTTCTTCTAAAAAATATTTATCATGAAAAATTATATACTCCTTTGCATAATAATAGTAAGTGTTTTTTCATCTAACAGTTATTCACAAAAGAACAAACTAGCTTCCGGAGATAAAAAATACGATAACTATGCCTACATTGATGCTATTAAAACCTACGAACGGGTAGCAAAAAAAGGATACAAATCAGAAGATATGTTCAAGAAATTAGGTAATTCCTTCTACTTCAATTCTGAATTTGATAAAGCCGCAAAATGGTATGGTGAATTGTTTGCCATGAATGCAGAACAAGAACCTGAGTATTATTATCGATATGCCCAATCGCTAAAATCTACGGGGGATACGGCCAAAGCCAATCAAATGTTTGATTTATTCCATCAAAAATCAAAAAATGATAACAGGGCCAAGCTGTACGACGAAAACAAAAACTATCTTGATATTATTAAAGCCAATTCAGGACGATATAATATCGAAGATGCAGGTATTAACAGTAAATATTCAGATTATGGAACTACATTCTATCAAAACAAACTTGTTTTCACTTCAGCCAGAGATACTGGTAACTTTGATCAGAGAAAACACAAATGGACAGGCGAGCATTTTACAAATTTATATCAATCCGACCTCGATGAAAATTTTAATCCTAACGCTCCAAAAAAGTTTAAATCAAAAATAAATTCAAAATTCCACGAAGCAACACCTGTGTTCACAAAAGATGGAAAAACAGTTTATTTTACAAGAAACAATTATCTTAATGGTAAAAAAGGAAAAGATGAACATAAAATTACTCTGGTAAAAATATATAAAGCCACTTTTGAAAAAAACGAATGGGGAAATATAACCGAATTGCCTTTTGACAGTAATAGTTATAGCACAGCGCATCCTGCTTTAAGTCCGGATGAGAAAACGATGTATTTTGCATCAGATATGCCCGGAACAATTGGACAATCGGATATTTTTAAAGTAAGTATCGATGCCAATGGTGTATTTGGTACTCCTGTAAATTTGGGAACTCCAGTTAATACCGAAGGGAAAGAAACTTTTCCTTATGTAACAGATGACGATGAGATTTATTTTGCCTCAGATGGGCATCCCGGACTTGGAGGATTGGATGTATTTGCCGGAAAAATAGCTAAAGATGGTACTATAAGTAACATTCAAAATGTTGGTGCTGATGTTAACTCTCCAAAAGATGATTTTGCCTATGTAATTGAGACTAAGTCTCGAAAAGGTTTCTTTTCATCCAACAAAGATGGTGGAAGGGGTTCTGATGATATTTATAAATTTTTAGAAACTAAAAGATTATATTGTGTTCAGGAGTTGTATGGGGTTGTTACAGATCTGGCATCGGGCGAAATTCTGCCGGATACCAAGCTGACTCTGTATGACAGCAATTATAAAATGATCACTACTACAACTTCTGATAAAGACGGTAATTATAAATTTCCTGTTGAGTGCGGTATGTCGTATGCAGTGCGTGCCGAAAAAGATAAATATACGACTAAAGAGGTTACTGTTACCATTTTAAAAGAAAACGGAAGAACCAATTTACCAATAGCGCTGGAAAAAGCGGAATGTGTGGTAACTGTTGGTGATGATTTAGCAAAATGTTTTGGTATAAAAATGATCTATTTTGATCTGGATAAATCTGATATACGTGTAGAAGCTGCTATAGATCTTGAAAAAATACTCGATGTATTGAATCAATATCCGTCTATGAAACTCGATATTCGTTCACATACAGATAGCCGTGCATCATTTAAATACAATGAAGCTTTATCTGACAGAAGAGCTAAATCTACCATACAATGGCTTATTAAAAATGGGGTAGCTCCAAACAGATTAACCGGTAAAGGATACGGAGAAACACAGCTCGTAAACGGATGTTCTGATAATGTACCTTGTACTGAAGCGGAACACCAAATGAACAGAAGAAGTGAGTTTCTTGTTTCGGCTTTATGATAATTTTTTGTGAAAAAACAATTTGAAAGAGGAACGATTTTTCCACCAATAGTTTTGCGGGAGAACTAACCTAATAAAATAAGTTACATATCATAGATTTGCATTTAGATCCTCTGAAATTATACTAAAAGAAAAAGAGCAAACATTACTATTTGCCCTTTAAAAAAATAGGAAATTGGTTATCTGATTCTTTTTTAAAGATGTATATTGTTTTTTGTATATGGCTTATAAATTTAGGATGATTCAAATTTTATTCCCTAAACACAAACAACATATTATCAAGTATGTAAAAAAATTACAATACTAATTTTCCCGCTGCTTTTTTCCAATCAAGCCATGACATTATCAATTCCTGTTGAAGTTGATTATAGACTATTTCCAGATTTTGCAATTGAATCTCTTTATCATTTAGTTCATTAAACGATATTTGGTCAAACTTATACCGTTCTTGATAAACCGTTACAATTTCATGAGTAAGTCTACTATTTTCGCCTACTGTTTTTAATTGTTGCAAGACATTATTATAAGTAACAGCAGCATTCAGGGCATTGTATTTGTTTTTATTAACATCCTCTACAATTCGATTATTATTTTGCTCCTGCTGAAATTTTAATTGATCAATTCTTTTTGCTGTATTCTCTCCAAAAAAGAGTGGCAACTTTAACGATACACCAACATAACTATTCCCATACCAACTATCTTGCTGAAAAGGACTCAGGTTTTCTGTAAACTGATCTGCACCTAAATAGCCATTGACATTAATCATTGGACTATGTTTTGCTCTTTCCAGTTTCTTTTTATTCTCCAACACTTCATTTTGTGTTTTCAAAATTTCAATTTGTGGTAACGACAGAATTAGATTTTCATCAAGATCAGTAATAGTACTATCCATACTATATTTTTCTAATGCCATTAAAGAAGGAATAGAAGATTCATTTCCTGTAACATATAAAAGGTACTGCTTTAAAACCAATGTGTTATTTACTGCATTAAGATATTTTTGAACAGCATTATTGTGCGTTACCTGAGCGTCATTTGCATCAACTTTTAAAACTCTTTTGTTGCTATACTTTTGGTTTATGGTTTTTAAACTTAGTGCCGTGCGAGTGGTATCACCAATAGCTTCTTTTACTTGCTCCTCTGCTACCAATATCTTAAAATATACCTTTGAGACTTCATAAGTAAGTTCTATCCTAGCCTCTTTTTCATTTAAACTTGCTAGTTTTTCCTGTAACTTAGACTCTTCAATTAATTTTGAAATTGTGATGTCCAGCAAAGGTTGTTGCAGCAAAACACCTGCGTTTTGAGTGTAATTTGCCCCCAGCTTTATCGGAATCATACCATCTGAAGACGTTCCTGAATTAAATGCGCTGGCAGGTAAAACACTTGTAGCAATAATTGGATTATATTGATAATTGTAATTTAATGATACTTTGGGTAAATATTTTGCATTTAACTCTTTTGTTTTTAACTGATTGATTTTAGATTCTGTTTCTAGCGAAGTCAGTAATTTTCTATTCTTTTGCGCTTCTTCAATTGCTTTTTTTAATGTCCATACAGAGTTTTGCGCATTCATTTTACAAATGCATAACAACATAAGGCATCCTATAAAGCATTTATTTATTGAATTATTTTTCATCATAACAATTTTAGCCCCTAAATACGGAAGCTGGTTCTACATTTTTTATTCTTTTAATAGCAAACACGGCCCCAAAAAGCGAAATAGAAAAAGTGACAATTAGAATCGAAAAGAGTATTATTGGGCTAAAATCTATCAATATTCCTGTTTGATACATTCCATTTTTAAAACCCATTAAGAAAACGAGAGCAACCATAAATCCAGCAATAGCAAATAAAGTGGCTTGAGTAAGTATCAAATTTCTAATGTATGAATTAGTAGCGCCTATTGCTTTTAAAGTGCCATAATCCTTAATCCTGTCAAGTGCCGAGGAATACATTGTAAGACCTATTATAAAGAAACCCGCAATAATAGCAAATCCTACCAGAGATCCTGTACTGGCACCTAAACCTGTCGAAGCCAAAACACTCTGTATAGTCGATGAACTTAAGGATGATGTACGCCAGGCTCTTACTCCATAAATAGAATTATTGATTTGAGCTACAACCCGATCTACATCTTCCCCTTCTTTTACATTTACCATTAAAGCACTTACAGAAGTCGAAGGTATATTGCCATAATACCTTGCCCGATCTACTGTGGTGTACATTAAATAACCACCCCAACCTCTTATCCCTTTAGTTTGTAGTGTAATAACGGCTCTTTTTCCGTTAATCTCAAAATAGGTCCCAACATTCGACGAACCTCCAAAATTACTTCGATCAAAATAATCCGCAGACACACCCGCTTCTTGCAGTAAATCCGGAAGTTTTCCCTGTATTATTTTAGTACTATCAGGACCTGCTTTAAAATAGGGATATTCGCTTCCAATAATGTTTACAACAGCACTGGTTCCATTAGGGAATTTTGCTTTTCCGTTAGTAACAACAATAGGAAATGCTTCTTTAACGCCTGATAAACTCTTAATTTCTTTCTCTTTTCTCGTGTCAATCAAGCTAAGCTGGTTGGCATCTGTAGTCTTATTATCGACAACCCAAATATCGGTTGTTGTATTTTTTACCAACACACTCATTAATCCTGTCAAAAAATTGAATGTCCCTATTTGCTGACCAATCAAAAAAGTGCTGATTACTATTCCAACAACCACTCCTATGCTTTTTGTTTTATCAAAACGGATAAACTTCCAAGCTGTTTTTATAATAGATTTCATGTTTAATTAATTTGGTGTTTGAATAACACATTCAATTCGGGAATTAATTAAATATTTCGTTTGGTTTGCTAAGAGGATTTTTATTTCCCGAACTCTTCTGTCTTCCTGATCTCCGGCTTTTTCAGAAAAAAGTGATTTGCGTTTGAGTGCCGATGAAGCAAAAACTACGATGCCGGAACCGATGGTTTTATTGGAACCAATTTGGCGAATAATGGCATTTTGTCCTTTTTTAATTTTGTTTGCAAACAACTCATCGATTTCGCAAGTAGCAACCAGTTTACTTTTAGGAATAAAATCTGCAAATGCCTGATTTGACGATAATGCAGCTCCTTGCGTAACATTCATTGTCATAATTTGTCCATCGCTCAATGCTTTTACTAAATACTGCTGCAATTCCTTATTAGATACTTCTAACTCTTGTTTAATTTCCTGAAGTCGGGAATTTGCTATCATAACCTGACTTTGCAATTGATCCACTTTCACTTGAAAAATTTTCGTTTCAGTTTCAAGATTATCAACATTCTGTCTTGTTTCTGCTCCATTTTCGTGCAAACTTTTCAATCGATGCAGTTCAATTTGTTTATTTGCCAGGTTAATTTTATGCTCTTTCAAGTTTAATTGTGCACTATTTATTTCGATTTTTTGTGTTTCAATTCTACTTTTAATCTGAGACTTTTTTGCATCTTGTACAGAATGATCCAACTCAATAATTAGATCACCTTTGGCAATGCTGTCGTTTTCCTTTTTATAAATACCTACTACAATACCTCCTACCTCAGTTGCTAATGAAGACAGTTTTTTATCAGGTTCTATCCGTCCGAGTCCCACAATACCTGATGATGCAACTTCTTTATGAATTAATACCTGATCTGTTTTCTTTTCTTCTTTCTTACTACAACTACTAAAAATTAGGACTAACAGAGAAATTAAAATATATTTCATTCTTTATAATTTGATTAATGATTTTCTATAAATGTTGCATTTTCATTCTCAGTTGCAATTCCATTATCTACATAAATAATTCTGTCTGCAAACTGTTTAAGTCTCATATCATGAGTAACTACAATTACACTTTTACCATTTTGAGCAAGTGTTTTTAATTCATCCATTACCACACCAACACTTTTAACATCTAATGCAGCCGTAGGTTCGTCACAAAGCATGATTGGCGGATTAGTTACTAATGCTCTTGCAATAGAAACTCGTTGTTGCTGACCACCACTTAACATTTTTGGCAAGTTTCTCATTCTATCCCTCATCCCCACTAATTCCAGTGCTACTTCGGCTTTTTTCTTTGCTTCGGCATCACTTAAGTGCATAAGTTGCAACGGCATCATTACGTTTTCTAAAGAGTTAAGTGGTGCCAAAAGGTTAAAACTTTGAAATACAAATCCAATTTTGTTCAGCCTCAAAGTCGATAATTCTTTAGCCGAAAGCATATTTACTTGCTCACCATCTATAAAAACATCTCCCTTTGTTGGATAAATAACACAACCTAATAGTGACAACAAAGTGGTTTTCCCTGAACCTGAAGGACCTATTATTAATGTAAGCTCACCGGTTTTAAACTGAACTGTTGTAGGTTTTAAGGCTGTAATCAATGTATCACCAGTTTGGTACTCCTTGCAAGCACCTCTTATTTCAGCAATAACTCTATTCTTTGAAGTTGCCTCTTTCATAATTTAATGATATGATTTAGTTGATTTTTAGTTACAGTTGCAGTTTTCAGTCTCAGTCTCAGTCTCAGTTTTCAGTTTTCAGTCCAAAAAAGATGTTGATTTTTAAAACCGATTCTGTTTATTGTAAATACTAACCGTTGGATATATTATTTCAAAAATTAATGAGTAACTATAAAACTGCGACTGAAAACCGAGACTGGACAAATTCCTAATAAAGATCTATTGCAATCGTAGATTCATTTTTTAAAACATAAATAGAGCAATCACCAAATGTAGGTGCTCCGCCATCAGGCTTAAAATTAGTACTGTTTCCTACTGGTTCTTTAGGCATTCCTAACCAATTACTGTTTAGTTTCCCATTACTATCTAAATCTTGAAAAACGGTAATCGCATAAGTTCCTCTTGGCAAATCGATTTGAAATTTCATGGTTTCCAGATTTGCTTTTTGAACCTTAGAAAAACAAGCTGTTTTAAGAAAATTTTGCTTTTTATTGTAGACATTAAGTACAACAGTCCCCTTCCCTTTTTGAACATTGGTCACATCAACATTCATTTTTACCTGTTGTGCATGAGTAAAATGCGACACTCCTAATACCAAAACGCTTAGAATTAATTTTTTCATTTTTCTTTTTTTAATTTATTGTTATTGAATTTGTTTTCTTTTGCTTTTTTATTCTGTAGTTAATTTCCAAAACGGTAGGTCAGCATCATTTTTACATAAGGCATTTCTTTTGCCTTATAATTACTAATGGTGTCATTTTTAGAATTAAATAGTGTGTATTTGTTTGCAAATGCTAAACCACCTTGTAACTGAAGCCAAAAACCATCAAAAAGGCGTTGATTAATTTGTAAACCACCGTGAATAGCCGAGAACTGTGCATAATCAATCTCTGCACCTTGATAATTAGTATAGTTTTGCAAATTGTGAAGCGTCCAGTCTATCGATCCTGCCACACCAACTTGTGTACTGTTACCTAGATTCCGAAAAACATTAACTCTTGGCCAGTATACCTGAGCAAACCACTTGCCGTTGTTACTTTTATAATCTACAGATATAGCAGGAGTTATCAGGAATTTACCAAAGGCATACATAATATGAGGGCCAATCCCGATTTCAAGATTTGATTTTTCGCCAAACTTTCTTGAAACCCCAAAAATGCCGTCAAATACCATATCATTCACCGAAAAGGAACTTTTAAAATCAGAAGCAACAATAGGTATGAATACTCCAAAAGCTCCCCATCTTTTTCCAAAAGGATGCCGTATAACAATGGTAGGTTTTATCTCTTGTATTTTTGTGATGTAATTCGGACTATTCTCGATATCTCTATCGAATGTAAAATCTAAAATGCGATAGTTGACTATCCCAAGAATACGAGTTTTTCCAATTTTAAAAGATGGTATCGGTAACCAAAAATCATAAGTATTATATCTGAATTTATTTCCATAATACGGATCTACAGAAGACAAATTCTCAAAACTACTTTTTCCGTTTACTGTAACGCCAATCCCAGCGCCATCAGTAATTAATTGGGCATAAAATTTATTTGGAAGACAAATAAACAAGGTTAATAAAACCAATGATAGTACTTTTTTCAAAATAACATTTATTAAATTTAAACACACGAGCTGTATTAGCCCTCTAAGATTTTCTTAAGACAAAGGTGTGGTTAAAACAATAATTGTTGCTAGGATTTAGTTTGCCGTTACTCGGACAAATCGTGCATAAGTGAACTTCGGTACTGTGAAGGAGTTGTACCGGTTATTTTTTTAAAAAGTCGTCCAAAATAAGATGGATCTTCGTAATTCAATTCAAAAGCAATTTCAGAAATATCTTTGGTCAAATCTTGTAAAAGAATCTGACTTTGCAGGATACTAACATTGTTAATCCATTCTTTTGGAGCTATTCCTGTAGTTTCCTTAATGCACCTATTAAGATAGTTTACAGAAATTTTTAATTTATCGGCATAAAAGGATACGGATTTATCCTGACTATGGTATTTATAAACCAACTCTTTAAAAGAAAAAGTGATTTCATTACTACGGTGCACCGTTTTATTAAGTTCTTTATTTGAAGAAAGGATTTTCTGAAAGGCAGCTTGCATAAGCGAATAACAAATTTCGATATTAGAATTTTCATTCCGAAATTCCTGACCTAATAAGCAAAACAAAGAATTAAGCCATACACTGGTTTCTTTTGGCAGCTTAATAACAGAGTTGGTGGCAAAAATTTGTATCAACTCCTGTTTAGACAGAATATGATTTAAGACACTTTCTTCAAATAAAATAAAATGACCGGTTATAATCAGATCAATTTCTTTCATTGCCGTAATATGACCTTGTTTTACAAACAAAACATCATTCTCGGTTATTGTTATTGTCTCATTATCTACTTGTTGTTTAGCACTTCCTTTAGTAACATGAACAATAGAATTATAATCAGGTCTAAAAAGCGGAGTTGGAATTTGAATATACTCTGTTGTAGTATTCAAATCATAGATCTGCAAAGGAGTTTTTAAGAAATCAAAATCTAATGAAGCATCAGACATAAATTGCCTTGGAAATTCCTCTGATGATATAATTTTAATTGTCTTACTCATAATGCAAACTTAAGTATTTAATTGTAAAACTTTAAAACTGGAGTTGATACCTTTTTTGCTCTAAAGGGTTAGGGCTATTCAAAAAAGTAACAACTCTACCAAAATGGCATTGTTACCCATTTAGACATTCTCTATATATTAGAAAGTTGTATTACATTTGCTAAGCAGGGTTTAGTCCCGCATAATTATATATGTATTTTATGATTCATTTGTTAAATATAAACACCAGCGCTAATAATATATAATGTCGATAGATAATTCCGAATATTTTAAATCTCTTTTAGATCATATAGGCAGTCGGATCTCTCTAAATGCAGAAGAACAGGAACAAGTATGTGCAATGTTTTCGCCCCGGGTTCTACTTCCAAGGCAGTACCTGCTTTCCCAGGGTGATATTTGTCATTATGAAACCTACGTATGTAAAGGTTTTTTGCGGTCTTTTTATGTGGAT
This region of uncultured Flavobacterium sp. genomic DNA includes:
- a CDS encoding AraC family transcriptional regulator, which produces MSKTIKIISSEEFPRQFMSDASLDFDFLKTPLQIYDLNTTTEYIQIPTPLFRPDYNSIVHVTKGSAKQQVDNETITITENDVLFVKQGHITAMKEIDLIITGHFILFEESVLNHILSKQELIQIFATNSVIKLPKETSVWLNSLFCLLGQEFRNENSNIEICYSLMQAAFQKILSSNKELNKTVHRSNEITFSFKELVYKYHSQDKSVSFYADKLKISVNYLNRCIKETTGIAPKEWINNVSILQSQILLQDLTKDISEIAFELNYEDPSYFGRLFKKITGTTPSQYRSSLMHDLSE
- a CDS encoding DUF6268 family outer membrane beta-barrel protein, which produces MKKVLSLVLLTLFICLPNKFYAQLITDGAGIGVTVNGKSSFENLSSVDPYYGNKFRYNTYDFWLPIPSFKIGKTRILGIVNYRILDFTFDRDIENSPNYITKIQEIKPTIVIRHPFGKRWGAFGVFIPIVASDFKSSFSVNDMVFDGIFGVSRKFGEKSNLEIGIGPHIMYAFGKFLITPAISVDYKSNNGKWFAQVYWPRVNVFRNLGNSTQVGVAGSIDWTLHNLQNYTNYQGAEIDYAQFSAIHGGLQINQRLFDGFWLQLQGGLAFANKYTLFNSKNDTISNYKAKEMPYVKMMLTYRFGN